The nucleotide sequence CTTCTTTTGGAAGAACTTACGTCCGTAGAGGATAAATTCAGGACCATTACCGGACTTACACTTACCAAGTATTACAGGTTACCGTATGGTGCGGTTGATCAGATCATCTTGGATGTATACGCCACCCAAGGTTACGAAAATCATATTTTCTGGAGTAATAATACGGTAGGTTCCTTGGATGTTCCCGACTTCGTATATAAAAAATATATTACTAAAAAAGATACCGCTACCGGAAAAACAAAACTAGTACAAAATCCTCATTATAAAACCAAAGAGGAGATGTTGGATTTTTTATATCGCTGGGAAACTTCGGACAAAAATGGAATGAACGGTGCGATCATTTTGATGCACTTGGGTTCGCCTAGACAATCCGAAAAATTGATCTATATACTTCCCGATTTTATCCAGGCGATGTTAAACAAGGGTTATAAATTCGTAACCGTTCCGGAAGTATTGAACGAAAAGCAGGATTAAAACGCCACTTTTCGTTTTTAATTTACTTCTTTCTTTTGCCTCTTGTATTCGTTACGATCTTCTCAGGCTCGCTTGCAAATTCCGGGCTTGGGAAATATACCGTTCCCCGTTGAGAACTTTTTTTACCTGCAAAAATCCGATCCAACCAGGCTCTTAAATTTTCCATTCTTTTGGAAAACCAACTCTGGAAATTATACAGGTGAAGATAAAAGACGGGAACCATGATCAATGTGATGATACTTGCGAAAGCAAGTCCCCAGCCGAAAGCCAAAGCCATTGGAACTAGGAATGGATCGTAACCTCCGATTCCGTACGCGGTAGGCAAAAGTCCAAGAACTGTAGTTACAGTAGTTAAGGTAACTGCTCTTAGTCTTAAATTACCCGTATCTACTAGGATTTCCTTAATGTCCTTATTCGGATTTTCTTTTCGAAGAGTGTTTGCAAAGTCCACAAGAACGATGGAATCATTAACCACAACTCCCGCAAGTCCCACAATTCCGAGCATCGCTAAGAATCCGAAAGATTCTCCGTGGCTTACAAATGCTAAGATCACTCCGATAAAGGAGAAGGGGATGGCGCTTCCTATCACGAGCGGTTGCATCAAAGATCCGAATTGAGACGCAATGATGATGTACATGATTAGTAAAGCCATGAAGAATAAAAATCCTAAGGAACCCATGGATTCTTCCGTGTCTTTATTCTCTCCGCCGAAACGGACCATATAACCCGGGTATTTTTCGATAATCTTTTCTTGGTCCGCTAATTTTTTAGCGGAAGCATTTGCCTCGCTGGAATTCGCCTGTTTTCCACCAGCTAAGTTTGCGGTGACTGTGACTAAACGTTTTCCATCCAAGTGATTGATATTGGAAACCCCGGGAAGTCTTTGCATCGTGACGAGTCGGGATACCGGGATCATTTTGCCGATGGAATTCGAAACATATACATGATTTAAACTATCCACTGACTTCCGGTAAGATTCGGGAAAACGTACCTTTACTTCTACTTCTTCGTCCGTTCTTTTGATCTTAGTGGCGACAGTCCCTTGGAATGCGGTATTGATCGCTTGCGCGACCCTGGCTACCGAAACTCCAGCGGTGGAAGCAAGCGATTCGCTCACCCGGATACGGACTTCGTCCTTACCCTCGTTGAAGTCGTCTGCAATATCTGTGACTCCTTTTACTTTTCCGAGTACACCTTTGTATTCGGATGCGATTTTCAGAAGAGTATCGTAACTATCTCCCCTGATCTCGATCGCAACAGGCTTTCCGACCGGAGGGCCTCCGGACACTTTTTCATATTCTAAGGCGACCAATTTCCCTCTAAGAGATTCAAACTCTTCGGGAATAACAACAGGTTCAGGAACATCGCAAGGATTCTTGGTCTCTGCCGCTTCTTTTTGGATCTTCTCTTCTTCAATTTTGCGAGAAGTTTCGTTGAGTAACCAGAGAGTTTTTCTTCTAATTTTCTGGATGATATCGTCCGTTTTGTGACATTTTTTACGGTTTTCTTCCGCAGTTAAATATGCCATTACCATTCCGTAATGTTTTCCTCTTTTGGTAAAAGGATCATTCGGATTAGCTTGGATGATCCCTACACGAGTCGCATAATTTTCCAGATCTTCCTGAGGGACTTTTGCGATCTCTTTTTCGATCACTTCTAAATAACGATACGTCTCATTTAGACTTGCACCGGTTTTTGCGGTGACCTTTACGTAGAACTGATCCACGGAACCGGGGAATAATTTAAACTTAGAGAATAATATCTGGATGATAAAACTAACGATCAACAAGAAAACAATCCCTATCGTCATTTTCCAAGGATTGTTCAATGCGAAACGAAGTGCAGGAACATATTTCGTATTTCTAAACTTAGAGAACCATCCGGATTCTTCCTTAATTTCTCCAGCTTTTACTCCGCCTTTATTGATATCGTATAAGTGATTCGGCAGAATGAAGAACGCCTCCGCAAGCGAGGCACAAAGTGCAATGATTACAACAAGCGGAATACTGAATACGAACTTACCGAAAATACCAGGCATGAATAGAAGTGGGGCAAATGCAGCGATAGTCGTAGTAACGGTTGCTGTTACCGGAGAAACCACTTCCAAGGTTCCCTTTAGAGTGGCTTCATAAGGAGGAAGACCTTCTTCTATATATCGATATACGTTTTCACAGATGATGATCGCATCATCCACCAGGATCCCGACTACAAGGACCAAACCGAACATCGAGATTAAATTTAGGGTGAGCCCGAATTGGTCCATGATGAAGAATGTAGCGCCGAATGATACCGGGATCCCAAGAGCGGTCATCAAAGCCACTCTCCAGCCTAAAAAGAAGAATAAAGATCCTGTAACTAAGATCATCCCGAATGTAGCATTGGAAATAAGAACGTTCAACCTGCGTCGAATGTATTTAGAAAGGTCGTTTACGAATGCGTATTGGAATTCAGGAGAACCTTGGCGAAATTTTTCTACGGTGGCTTTTACATTGTCTACTACCTTGATCGCATCCGCACTTTGTCTTTTTAAGACTGTAAGAGCTACGGTTTTGGTTCCGTTTACATTTTCAATATAATCCGCCTCCCGCAAACCTTCCGTTACTCGGGCAACATCCTGGACTTGGATCGCATTACCGATCTCGTTTCCTCGAACATGTACTCTGGAAATTTCATCCGGAGTATCGAATTCGCCGATCGTCCTAAGAATGATCTCCTTATCCAGACCGGTCACATTTCCGCCAGGAACGTTAACGTTACGATTTCTTAATGCGTTAATTACGTCTTGGCCTGTAAGATAAAATCCGGACAAACGATTCGGAAGAATATCCACTTGCATTTCGGTCTCTCTCCAACCCCTACGAGAAACCTTTGCTACGCCCGAAATATCCAAAAGCGCCTGCTCTACGATCTTTGCCTGGGCACGTAATTTTTTCTCAGCCTCGACAGATCCATCATCTTCTTTTAATGTGATAGAAACCTCGATCACCGGGGTCCTTGCGGTCGTGATCTCCGTTACAATTGGATCTTCGGCTTCTTCCGGAAGGTCTTCTACCCGGTCAATGGCGGATTTGATATCATCCACCACCTTTTGGGTATCTTTTGTATCAGGATCCAAAGTAATCACGATACCGGATCTACCTTCGATAGAAGCGGATCTATATTCTTTGATCCCATCCACTTCTTTGATCGCTTTTTCCAGAGGATTTGTGACTAGTTTTTCTACCTCTTGGGGAGAGGCTCCCAGATACAATGTGGAGATGGAAACTATGTCGAAGTTGATATTCGGGAATGCTTCTCTATTCATCTTAACGGCCAGGAAACTTCCGGAAAGAATAATGAGTACTGTGAGTAAATTTACGAAGATACTTTTCGAGAGGAAATATTCGATGATACTTTTCATAGGGGCTTCCGCTTGAGGATTTAGGGGAGAAGTTATTTTAGTCCAGGATAGGACCGCTTAATTCCATGGAGTCGTTGAATCCGAACATTTTTGTACTTTTTAATCTATCTACGTACAAAACTCCGTTTAGATGATCGCATTCATGTTGGTATACGATCGCGGAATATCCTTCGATCGTTTCTTCGTGGGAGTTTCCTTTTTCATCCATCCATTTCATTTGGATCTTATTAGGTCTTTCTACAAAACCCCTCATTCCGGGAACGGAAAGACAACCTTCCCAATTACCGTCTACCGAATCCGTGATCGGTTTGATCTCCGGATTGATGATAATCCTTTCCGGCACCCTAGATGGACTATCATCTTCAGGATCGGAACCCACAACCACGATCTTTTTCATGATACCGATTTGAGGAGCAGCCAAGCCCACACCGTCCGCATGTCTCATCGTATCGAACATGTCTCGGATCAACTTTTTGAACTCTTTGGTTCCCAGTTCGTCGGGATGGACATCTTCGCTTGTCTTTCTGAGGAGGGGATCGCCGATTTTGAGAATTTTACGTACTGACATTTTCAGAACCTTGTCCTAGAGCTATCCTTCACCGGTTTTTGCCCACCAGATTTTAAGAACTGTTCTAGGATTTTAGACAGCATTCCAGCGGTCGGTTCCGAAAATTTGGGATTTTGAGCTTCCCATCTGAACACCGAGGTTGCCACAGAAAGGTTTTGTAAAATTTCGGCTTGGTCAGCTAAGGGTCCTACGGTTCTGGGAAGAAGTAATCCTACAGGACATTTTGCTTTTTGGGAATAGAGATCTTCCTTCTCCAAACCGTTCCAGAGTTTTTCCAATCCAAAAGGATCCCAAAAGAACTTAGGGATCTGGGTTAAATTCCGCAGAAACCAATCCGTTTTTTCCAAAAGGGACGTGGAGTATCCGGACACCGGCATAGGATTCGGGAAGATCAGAAATGTAGAAAATATTTTATCATTCGGCTGGGTGAGAAGGGGCCATACCAGTCTCGTAGAAAATCCTTCTGCAATGAGAATCTGTTTCTTCTTTCGTTTTTTCAGAAAATCCAGAATATCGTCGTTGGTAAATCCGGAGAATTTTTCCGGACCCTCCGCCACAGTAAGATAATATTCGGAGGAAAGTTCCGGGCTAAAAGAACGATCGAAAGAATGTAAGGGGTCCCGAAGCCAAAGCACCTCGTCTTTTTTGGGATTTCCCCGGCTGGTAAAAGTCCAATGATTCTCTCGCATTAGTCTTGACAGTGATTAGGAATGGAAACTATCTATTAGGTTCGGCTTGAGGTGGTGGAGACGAGGGGAATCGAACCCCCGACCTTTTGAATGCCATTCAAATGCTCTCCCAACTGAGCTACGTCCCCTTTGATTCCAGCTTGGTGTCCTTGGGCATGCTGTCAATATATATTATTTTAGGAGCAATCGGATGAGCGATTCCGTCGATGAGCTACAAAAAAAAATAAAAATCCAAAACGATATCATCAAAGGTTATGAAAAAGTTTTAAGATTGAACGAGCAAGAATTGGAAAATGCGGACGAGATCATTCGTATGTACGAGACTATTATCCAGTATTCCGGACAAGAATTGAAGGATGTTAAAGAAGCTTTCGATGCGACTTCAATCGTGACTAACTTATCCCGGGATGAATTAATATCCGCAATGAATCGGATCAAAGAACTTGAACACGCTAATAAAAAATTAAGGGAAGAATCCCTTAAATTCCAATCCTAATTTTTTAGACCTTGACCCAGATCAAAAAACAGGAGACCCTTCTCAGAAGTCGAAGTGACGGTTCCTTCTTTTTAGAAGAAGGTTTAGGGGTCTCCTCTATCTTTGATAGTTTTTTGAGAGAGGCAATTGCCCTCACTCATGCAGAATTAGGCGGTATATTTTCGACAACAGAGTCTGCCAATATTCGACAAATTTCGGGTCGTAACGAAAAGGAGCTGGTAGAAGCCGCACATTGGGCATTCTCTCAATCCGGAAAAGACCTACTTTTAGAAAGAGGTAAAACACCACCTTGGGCTAAAGTACCAAGCAGCTTTCCACTTTTAGTGGTCCGATTGAAAGTAGATGACCTCGATTCCAGTCTTAAAACAAATCGTGCCAGTTACGCAGTCTTAGTCTTACAAGGAAAAACGACAGCGGATCGTTTTTCGAAGACCGATTTTGAACTTCTCCGTACTACTTGTAAAACGGTAGGAAGACTATTAAAGGAATCTCATGTATCCGGGGACGCTTCCTTAGTCACTCTTTCCTTACTTGCGACCACTCAGTTGGTATTGGAAGCGGCACAGGCGAAAAGACAGTCGGAACGTTTCGACTTCCTACTTACCGAAGTGATCCGTGTTTCCGGACTGATCAATTCTTCTTTAGATCTTTCCCAATTATTAGAAGCGATTATGCTTTCTTCAAAGACGGTGTTTAGGACCGAAGCTTGTAGCGTTCTTCTTCTGGATGAATCCAAGGAATATCTCTACTTCCACACTGTGCTTGGAGAAAAAAGTGAAGCTGTCACAAAGATGCAAGTTCCTGTAGGAAAGGGCGTGGCAGGTTTAGTCGTTCGAGAACGTAAACCGATGATCATTAACGACGCTCAAAATGATGATCGAGTTTATAAAGAAGTGGATAAAGCGTCACAATTCACTACTCGCAATATCATGGCAGCACCCTTAGTCGCCAACGACGAAGTTATCGGTGTGATCGAAGCGATCAATACCGTGGACAGAGAAACGTTTACAGGAGAAGATCTGGAACTTTTTTTAAGTTTTTCCGGGACTTCCGCACTTGCCATTCAGAAGACGGGACTCTTACAGAACTTAGAGAATGCAAATAAGGACCTTCGCAAAAAAGTCTCCGAATTGGAATCCTTATTCGAACTCTCCCAAGCAGTCAGTCTTTCTACAAATCGTTTAGGTCTAGTTCGAAAATCCATCCGGTTGATCATCCGAGAGCTGGATGCGAGTGTTGCGGGTATCTTCTTATACAGTCTTACTAAAGAAAATTTTATCAACTGTGCCTATTACGACGGGGAAACGGAAAAAATAGACAGGGTACAGGAAGAAGAAATTTCCGGTACCCAAGTTTTATCCAGCATCAAGGAAGGTCTTCCTGTTTTAAAAAGGGATATTTTGGACCAACCTTTCCCTCATGAGTTGGACAGAAGATATTTAAAAGGTTCTTATATTATCGTGCCCTTATTCCTTTCCAGTGGAGAACCTTACGGGGCCTTGACTGTTGCAGATAGAAAGGATAAACTTTCTTATCAGGATTCGGACTTCCGATTATTACAAACCATGGCTTCCCAGTTTACCAAGGGATTCGAAGCATTCCGTCTCAGAACGGAGATGTTGGAGAAAAAAGCGATCCAACAAGAAATGGAAATTACCCGGAAGATCCAGCAGAATATTCTTCCCTCCGAAAAAGTATTTTATTCCAACTTTGACCTAGGTATTTTTTCCGTTCCGGCAAAAGATGTTTCCGGGGACTTTTACGATTATTACCAGTACAGCGACGGGCAATATTCCTTTCTGATCGCTGATGTTTCCGGGAAAAGTCTTCCGGCAGCACTTTTTATGGCGATGAGTTCTTCTATCATCCGAACCCTTGCGAGAAATCACGATCTCAGTCCCGAAGAAATTTTAAGACAGGGAAATGAACTTATCTTCGAAGATTCCCATTTTGGAATGTTCGTCACCGCATTCTTCATTCATTATAATCCTTCCTTGTTTACGATTGAATACGCCTCCGCAGGTCATAACGATCAGGTCTGGATCAAGGAAGACGGCTCTTACGAGTTACTAAAAGGACAGGGGCCTCCGCTCGGTGTGATCCCGACCGCTAAATACAAGGGCGGAAATTTTACGGTCAAACCGGGAGATATTTTCGTTCTTTATACGGACGGTGCGGTAGAGGAAAAAGACGCCCAGGGAAATGAGTTCGGTCTGGAAAGAATGATAGAAGAGATCAAATCCAGAAGACATCTTCCCGCCCAGAAAATTGTGGAAGAATTGTACGCTACCATTCGAAAATTTTCCGCCGGAAAAGAACCTTTCGACGATTTCACCGTGCTTCTATTGAAGTACAATAACGATTTCCAATTTTTCAGGACATTCGATGCAAATACCGCGCAAATTCCGATCTTTAGAGAATTTATATACGATGCGATCAAGGTCAGAAATTTACCTGATTTTTTAAGAGACGATATTCTTTTAGCGGGGGACGAGGCAGCCACAAATATT is from Leptospira sp. WS58.C1 and encodes:
- the def gene encoding peptide deformylase; this encodes MSVRKILKIGDPLLRKTSEDVHPDELGTKEFKKLIRDMFDTMRHADGVGLAAPQIGIMKKIVVVGSDPEDDSPSRVPERIIINPEIKPITDSVDGNWEGCLSVPGMRGFVERPNKIQMKWMDEKGNSHEETIEGYSAIVYQHECDHLNGVLYVDRLKSTKMFGFNDSMELSGPILD
- a CDS encoding efflux RND transporter permease subunit, with product MKSIIEYFLSKSIFVNLLTVLIILSGSFLAVKMNREAFPNINFDIVSISTLYLGASPQEVEKLVTNPLEKAIKEVDGIKEYRSASIEGRSGIVITLDPDTKDTQKVVDDIKSAIDRVEDLPEEAEDPIVTEITTARTPVIEVSITLKEDDGSVEAEKKLRAQAKIVEQALLDISGVAKVSRRGWRETEMQVDILPNRLSGFYLTGQDVINALRNRNVNVPGGNVTGLDKEIILRTIGEFDTPDEISRVHVRGNEIGNAIQVQDVARVTEGLREADYIENVNGTKTVALTVLKRQSADAIKVVDNVKATVEKFRQGSPEFQYAFVNDLSKYIRRRLNVLISNATFGMILVTGSLFFFLGWRVALMTALGIPVSFGATFFIMDQFGLTLNLISMFGLVLVVGILVDDAIIICENVYRYIEEGLPPYEATLKGTLEVVSPVTATVTTTIAAFAPLLFMPGIFGKFVFSIPLVVIIALCASLAEAFFILPNHLYDINKGGVKAGEIKEESGWFSKFRNTKYVPALRFALNNPWKMTIGIVFLLIVSFIIQILFSKFKLFPGSVDQFYVKVTAKTGASLNETYRYLEVIEKEIAKVPQEDLENYATRVGIIQANPNDPFTKRGKHYGMVMAYLTAEENRKKCHKTDDIIQKIRRKTLWLLNETSRKIEEEKIQKEAAETKNPCDVPEPVVIPEEFESLRGKLVALEYEKVSGGPPVGKPVAIEIRGDSYDTLLKIASEYKGVLGKVKGVTDIADDFNEGKDEVRIRVSESLASTAGVSVARVAQAINTAFQGTVATKIKRTDEEVEVKVRFPESYRKSVDSLNHVYVSNSIGKMIPVSRLVTMQRLPGVSNINHLDGKRLVTVTANLAGGKQANSSEANASAKKLADQEKIIEKYPGYMVRFGGENKDTEESMGSLGFLFFMALLIMYIIIASQFGSLMQPLVIGSAIPFSFIGVILAFVSHGESFGFLAMLGIVGLAGVVVNDSIVLVDFANTLRKENPNKDIKEILVDTGNLRLRAVTLTTVTTVLGLLPTAYGIGGYDPFLVPMALAFGWGLAFASIITLIMVPVFYLHLYNFQSWFSKRMENLRAWLDRIFAGKKSSQRGTVYFPSPEFASEPEKIVTNTRGKRKK
- a CDS encoding SpoIIE family protein phosphatase, which codes for MTQIKKQETLLRSRSDGSFFLEEGLGVSSIFDSFLREAIALTHAELGGIFSTTESANIRQISGRNEKELVEAAHWAFSQSGKDLLLERGKTPPWAKVPSSFPLLVVRLKVDDLDSSLKTNRASYAVLVLQGKTTADRFSKTDFELLRTTCKTVGRLLKESHVSGDASLVTLSLLATTQLVLEAAQAKRQSERFDFLLTEVIRVSGLINSSLDLSQLLEAIMLSSKTVFRTEACSVLLLDESKEYLYFHTVLGEKSEAVTKMQVPVGKGVAGLVVRERKPMIINDAQNDDRVYKEVDKASQFTTRNIMAAPLVANDEVIGVIEAINTVDRETFTGEDLELFLSFSGTSALAIQKTGLLQNLENANKDLRKKVSELESLFELSQAVSLSTNRLGLVRKSIRLIIRELDASVAGIFLYSLTKENFINCAYYDGETEKIDRVQEEEISGTQVLSSIKEGLPVLKRDILDQPFPHELDRRYLKGSYIIVPLFLSSGEPYGALTVADRKDKLSYQDSDFRLLQTMASQFTKGFEAFRLRTEMLEKKAIQQEMEITRKIQQNILPSEKVFYSNFDLGIFSVPAKDVSGDFYDYYQYSDGQYSFLIADVSGKSLPAALFMAMSSSIIRTLARNHDLSPEEILRQGNELIFEDSHFGMFVTAFFIHYNPSLFTIEYASAGHNDQVWIKEDGSYELLKGQGPPLGVIPTAKYKGGNFTVKPGDIFVLYTDGAVEEKDAQGNEFGLERMIEEIKSRRHLPAQKIVEELYATIRKFSAGKEPFDDFTVLLLKYNNDFQFFRTFDANTAQIPIFREFIYDAIKVRNLPDFLRDDILLAGDEAATNIVIHGYKDTLLRNPKFDCKIRFTEDSITIVLTDSGKGFDRTNVKDPSIEENLSGKRKGGFGVYLIETLMDVVDYKMEEGRNILTLQKFFR